In Suttonella indologenes, one genomic interval encodes:
- the argC gene encoding N-acetyl-gamma-glutamyl-phosphate reductase — MSEKKIRVGIVGATGYTGAELLRILAAHPAVEIACITARTEVGKAVSELYAHLRGVVDLAFVALDDEALLQCDVVFFATPHGVCMAQAQRLIDAGIKIIDFSGDFRLKDTASFERWYGMAHSAPELLKQAVYGLPELQRDKIRHARLIANPGCYPTAVQLGFKPLLAHDLVETYPLIADVKSGVSGAGRAAKVANLFSEMGESFQAYAASGHRHQPEIEQELSKIAGKELAITFVPHLLPMIRGIEATLYAVLKDPHVDLQQLYVDTYANEPFVDVLSAGEHPSTRSVRGSNMVRMAVHRSVDQRMAVITVVEDNLVKGAAGQAVQCMNIVCGLPETLGLQHIALMP, encoded by the coding sequence ATGAGCGAAAAGAAGATTCGTGTCGGCATTGTCGGAGCGACAGGCTATACGGGCGCGGAATTGCTGCGCATTTTAGCCGCCCATCCTGCCGTTGAGATTGCCTGCATTACGGCGCGGACGGAAGTCGGCAAAGCGGTTTCGGAATTGTATGCGCATTTGCGCGGTGTGGTGGATTTGGCTTTTGTCGCTTTGGACGACGAGGCTTTATTGCAATGCGATGTGGTCTTTTTTGCCACGCCGCACGGAGTGTGCATGGCGCAGGCGCAGCGCCTGATAGATGCCGGTATAAAGATAATTGATTTTTCGGGTGATTTCCGTTTGAAAGATACGGCAAGTTTTGAACGTTGGTACGGCATGGCGCATAGCGCGCCCGAATTGCTCAAGCAGGCGGTGTACGGTCTGCCGGAATTGCAGCGCGATAAGATTCGCCATGCGCGTCTGATTGCTAATCCCGGCTGCTACCCGACCGCGGTGCAATTGGGCTTTAAGCCTTTATTGGCGCATGATTTGGTGGAAACCTATCCCTTGATTGCCGATGTCAAATCGGGCGTATCCGGTGCAGGGCGGGCGGCGAAAGTGGCAAATCTGTTTTCCGAGATGGGCGAGAGTTTTCAGGCCTATGCGGCTTCGGGACATCGTCATCAGCCTGAAATCGAACAGGAATTGTCAAAAATCGCAGGAAAAGAGCTGGCGATTACCTTTGTGCCGCATTTGCTGCCGATGATTCGCGGCATTGAAGCCACCTTATATGCAGTGTTGAAAGATCCGCATGTGGATTTGCAGCAATTATATGTCGATACTTATGCGAATGAGCCTTTTGTAGATGTTTTGTCTGCCGGTGAGCATCCGAGTACGCGCAGCGTGCGCGGCAGCAATATGGTGCGTATGGCAGTGCATCGTTCCGTGGATCAGCGCATGGCGGTGATTACGGTGGTGGAAGACAATTTGGTCAAAGGTGCGGCAGGGCAGGCGGTGCAATGTATGAATATTGTCTGCGGTTTGCCCGAAACCCTAGGTTTGCAACATATCGCTTTGATGCCATAA
- a CDS encoding aspartate aminotransferase family protein has translation MNTKATALMNNYARLPIAFTHGEGVYLFDSAGKAYLDALAGIAVCGLGHAHPELAQTLSEQAARLWHVSNLFEIPEQASAAEKIAALSGMDKVMFCNSGAEANEAAIKLSRLHARQKGIDRPAIISFYGGFHGRTFGAMAATANPKIRRGFEPHLNDFIHLPFNDIAAVEAQRYRPDIVAVMLECLQGEGGIYPVDKDYLRRIRQLCDERGWLLICDEVQIGICRSGKWFGYQHYDIQPDIITLAKGLGNGLPVGACAARGAAAEYFQAGLHGSTFAGTPLVMSVVNKTLDIYQRDRIAEHVQTTADYLRRQLQRRLGDLPLLKEIRGQGLMIGIELQQPVPQLVEKGLNKGVIFNITAEKVIRLLPPLIFKLEHADELVEKLYQILSTC, from the coding sequence ATGAATACAAAAGCCACCGCCCTCATGAACAATTATGCGCGCCTGCCGATTGCCTTTACACACGGCGAAGGCGTTTATTTATTTGATAGCGCAGGAAAAGCCTATCTTGACGCCCTTGCCGGCATTGCCGTCTGTGGGCTGGGACATGCGCATCCCGAATTGGCGCAGACCCTCAGCGAGCAAGCGGCACGCCTCTGGCACGTCTCCAATTTATTTGAAATTCCCGAGCAAGCGTCCGCCGCCGAGAAAATCGCCGCCCTTTCCGGCATGGATAAAGTAATGTTCTGCAATTCCGGCGCGGAAGCCAATGAAGCGGCGATTAAATTAAGCCGTCTACACGCGCGGCAAAAAGGCATTGACCGCCCTGCCATTATTAGCTTTTACGGCGGTTTTCACGGACGCACCTTCGGCGCCATGGCGGCGACCGCCAATCCCAAAATCCGCCGCGGGTTTGAACCGCATCTTAATGATTTTATCCATCTTCCCTTTAATGACATTGCCGCCGTCGAAGCGCAGCGCTACCGTCCCGATATCGTGGCGGTCATGTTGGAATGTTTGCAGGGCGAAGGCGGTATTTATCCTGTAGATAAAGACTATTTGCGCCGTATCCGCCAACTATGCGACGAACGCGGCTGGCTGCTGATTTGCGATGAAGTGCAAATCGGCATCTGCCGCAGCGGCAAATGGTTCGGCTATCAGCATTACGACATTCAGCCCGATATCATCACGCTTGCCAAAGGCTTAGGCAACGGGCTGCCGGTCGGTGCCTGTGCGGCGCGCGGCGCAGCAGCGGAATATTTCCAAGCAGGTTTACACGGCTCGACCTTTGCCGGCACGCCGCTGGTCATGTCTGTCGTCAATAAAACCCTAGACATCTATCAGCGCGACCGGATCGCCGAGCATGTGCAAACGACCGCCGACTATTTGCGCCGTCAATTACAGCGGCGTTTGGGCGATTTGCCTCTGCTCAAAGAAATTCGCGGACAAGGTTTGATGATCGGCATCGAGCTACAACAGCCTGTGCCGCAATTAGTAGAAAAAGGCTTGAATAAAGGCGTCATTTTCAACATCACCGCGGAAAAAGTCATCCGTCTTCTGCCGCCGCTGATTTTCAAGCTCGAACACGCAGACGAATTAGTCGAAAAACTCTATCAAATCCTCAGTACATGCTAA
- the grxD gene encoding Grx4 family monothiol glutaredoxin, translated as METIERIKEQIGSMPVLLYMKGTPDFPQCGFSARAVQCMKAEGQPFAYVNILQDPEIRAELPKYANWPTFPQLWVKGELVGGCDIIVEMHESGELADLLSGIEWPEQ; from the coding sequence ATGGAAACGATCGAAAGAATTAAAGAGCAAATCGGCTCAATGCCCGTATTGCTCTATATGAAAGGCACGCCGGATTTTCCGCAATGCGGTTTTTCCGCCCGCGCGGTGCAGTGCATGAAGGCCGAAGGACAGCCTTTCGCCTATGTCAATATTTTACAAGACCCTGAAATTCGTGCGGAATTGCCTAAATATGCCAATTGGCCGACTTTCCCGCAATTATGGGTGAAAGGCGAATTGGTAGGCGGCTGCGATATTATCGTGGAAATGCACGAGAGCGGCGAATTGGCGGACTTGCTGAGCGGAATCGAATGGCCGGAGCAATAA
- a CDS encoding NCS2 family permease, whose translation MLNKLFALDAHKTTARTEFTAGLTTFLTMAYIIFVNPSILAQSGMDSGAVFVATCIAAAVGCFIMGFAANLPVALAPGMGLNAFFTFTVVLGMGKSWQIALGAVFLSGILFILISLFKIREWLINAIPNTLKRAIAAGIGGFLMLIAFKQTGIIVDNPATLVSLGNLTHYTPLMTFFCFFLIIVLESRHIRGGVLIAILATSVISILCGHTEFNAQIISAPPSLAPTFMQMDIMGALSISMISVIFAFFFVDLFDTAGTLVGVTNRAGLIATDGKIPNLKRALLADSGATIVGAALGTSNTTSYIESASGVAAGGRTGLTAVAVGIFFLCAIFFSPLAGMVPIEATSGAILYVSVLMMYALGDIDWNDISEAAPAAITVMGMTLTYSIADGISLGFIAYAVIKSLTGKMNQVSISVWVITLILIARLVLMATQFAA comes from the coding sequence ATGCTCAATAAACTATTTGCGCTTGATGCGCACAAAACCACGGCTCGCACCGAATTTACCGCTGGTTTGACCACCTTCCTGACGATGGCATACATCATCTTCGTCAATCCCAGCATTCTGGCTCAATCGGGTATGGACAGCGGCGCCGTATTTGTCGCCACCTGTATTGCCGCCGCAGTGGGTTGTTTTATCATGGGATTTGCCGCCAACCTCCCTGTCGCCCTCGCCCCCGGTATGGGATTAAACGCCTTCTTCACTTTCACGGTCGTTTTGGGCATGGGCAAAAGCTGGCAAATCGCCTTGGGCGCGGTATTTCTCTCCGGAATTCTCTTTATCCTCATCAGCCTGTTTAAAATCCGCGAATGGCTGATTAATGCCATTCCTAATACTCTCAAACGCGCGATTGCCGCCGGTATCGGGGGATTTTTGATGCTGATTGCCTTCAAGCAAACCGGCATTATCGTCGATAACCCCGCCACGCTCGTTTCGCTGGGCAACCTAACCCACTACACGCCGCTGATGACCTTTTTCTGCTTCTTCCTCATCATCGTTTTGGAATCGCGCCATATCCGCGGCGGTGTCTTAATCGCCATTCTTGCCACCAGTGTCATCAGCATTCTCTGCGGACATACCGAATTTAACGCACAAATCATCTCCGCACCGCCATCGCTTGCCCCTACTTTCATGCAAATGGACATCATGGGCGCACTGAGCATCAGCATGATTTCCGTCATTTTCGCCTTTTTCTTCGTCGATTTATTCGACACCGCCGGCACGCTCGTCGGCGTTACCAATCGCGCGGGACTCATCGCTACAGACGGCAAAATCCCCAATCTCAAACGCGCTTTGCTCGCCGATAGCGGCGCGACCATCGTCGGCGCAGCGCTCGGCACATCCAACACCACCAGCTATATCGAAAGCGCTTCCGGCGTTGCCGCCGGCGGACGTACGGGCTTAACCGCCGTAGCGGTCGGCATCTTCTTTTTATGTGCCATCTTCTTCTCGCCTTTGGCGGGCATGGTACCGATTGAAGCCACCAGCGGCGCGATTTTATACGTCTCCGTGCTGATGATGTACGCCCTCGGCGATATCGATTGGAACGACATCAGCGAAGCCGCTCCTGCCGCCATTACCGTCATGGGTATGACCTTGACCTACTCCATCGCCGATGGCATCAGCCTTGGCTTTATCGCCTATGCGGTGATTAAATCGCTGACCGGCAAAATGAACCAAGTTTCTATCAGCGTTTGGGTCATCACGCTGATTCTGATTGCCCGCCTCGTGCTGATGGCGACGCAATTTGCCGCCTAA
- a CDS encoding pseudouridine synthase, whose product MDIIFEDADIVVVNKPAGLLSVPGRGADKQDSVEWRIKQQYPGAMAAHRLDMATSGVLLVAKHKDAERYYKQCFAQRETEKTYQALCHGHIAASRGEIDFPLRCDWERRPRQMVCYEQGKSALTRYKVLNYEGESTRVALYPFTGRSHQLRVHLAEIGHPIIGDNLYSYPQDAQLPRLLLHAQQLSITDRKGRQRHFYAPLPF is encoded by the coding sequence ATGGACATTATTTTTGAAGACGCCGACATTGTGGTCGTGAACAAACCTGCAGGTTTGCTTTCCGTACCCGGACGCGGCGCGGACAAGCAAGACAGCGTGGAATGGCGGATTAAGCAGCAATATCCCGGCGCAATGGCGGCGCACCGTCTGGACATGGCGACCAGCGGCGTGCTTCTCGTTGCCAAGCATAAAGATGCCGAACGCTATTACAAACAATGCTTTGCCCAAAGAGAAACCGAGAAAACCTATCAAGCCCTTTGTCATGGGCATATTGCCGCGTCACGCGGCGAAATCGATTTTCCCCTGCGCTGCGACTGGGAACGCCGTCCGCGGCAAATGGTTTGCTACGAACAGGGCAAAAGCGCACTCACGCGCTATAAAGTCTTAAATTACGAAGGCGAAAGCACCCGCGTCGCGCTCTATCCCTTTACCGGACGCAGTCATCAACTGCGCGTACATTTGGCGGAAATCGGACATCCCATTATCGGCGACAATCTATACAGCTATCCGCAGGACGCGCAGCTGCCGCGCCTTTTGCTCCACGCGCAGCAATTAAGCATTACCGACCGCAAAGGCAGGCAGCGGCATTTTTACGCGCCCCTGCCTTTTTAA
- a CDS encoding metallophosphoesterase, protein MKIALHSDLHTEVSLCELQGLAQADVLLLAGDISDMQTLPQFFYKLRKQAPQLTVLYILGNHEHWYLQWEQGLAEYRRLAADYDIRLLENKSLIIDDVLFCGTTLWTDFALAGDAASSMDWARDNIPDFHLIQCGFSAFSPEDMLAEHQAARQFLHDALTQYQSVRKKVVFSHFLPAKELVGKQYGYSQEALMKSAYWSSDLPELYAFADVWAYGHSHENIECTLGHTRFISNQRGYFSEYNRYRPSSGYRPDFMLEI, encoded by the coding sequence ATGAAAATCGCACTCCACAGCGATTTGCATACCGAAGTAAGCCTATGCGAATTGCAAGGCTTGGCACAGGCGGATGTATTGCTGTTGGCAGGCGATATCAGCGATATGCAGACCTTGCCGCAGTTTTTCTACAAGCTGCGCAAACAAGCGCCGCAACTCACGGTGCTGTATATTTTGGGCAATCACGAACATTGGTATCTGCAATGGGAGCAGGGATTGGCGGAGTACCGCCGCCTTGCCGCCGACTATGATATCCGCCTATTGGAAAACAAATCCCTCATCATCGATGATGTGCTGTTTTGCGGCACAACCTTATGGACGGATTTCGCTCTAGCCGGCGATGCGGCGAGCAGCATGGATTGGGCGCGGGATAATATACCGGATTTTCATTTGATTCAATGCGGTTTCAGTGCGTTCTCGCCGGAAGACATGTTGGCGGAACATCAGGCGGCGCGGCAATTTTTGCATGATGCCTTGACGCAGTATCAGAGCGTGCGCAAAAAAGTCGTGTTCAGTCATTTTCTGCCGGCGAAAGAGCTGGTCGGCAAGCAATACGGCTACAGTCAAGAGGCATTGATGAAAAGCGCTTATTGGAGCAGCGATTTGCCGGAATTATATGCCTTTGCCGATGTCTGGGCATATGGGCATAGCCATGAAAATATCGAATGCACGCTGGGGCATACGCGCTTTATCAGCAATCAGCGCGGCTATTTTAGCGAATATAACCGCTATCGTCCCTCGAGCGGTTATCGTCCGGATTTTATGCTGGAGATTTAA
- a CDS encoding amino acid ABC transporter substrate-binding protein: protein MKKILPLALCLAAWHTTTQAATIDDIKQRGELRCGVTQALAGFSVADDKGNWTGLDVDYCRAIATAIFDDPNKVTFRPTSSKERFTVLQSGEIDVLARVTTWTLSRDADLGFDFTAVNYYDGQGFMVQKSLGIKSIKELDGASICTNTGTSTEVNMSDYFKSHGMSYKPVIFEKSEEVKTAYDNGRCDAYSSDVSGLYVQRKLLKNPDEHVILPEVISKEPLGPLVRHGDNHFADLARWTHFCMVNAEEMGVSSQNVAEKLKSDNPDVRRLLGLEANGAEKLGVGVDFCQRIVTKVGNYGEVFAKNVGADSELKIERGLNKLWNDGGIMYAPPLR, encoded by the coding sequence ATGAAGAAAATTTTACCGCTTGCCCTATGCTTAGCCGCTTGGCATACGACGACTCAAGCCGCCACGATTGACGACATTAAGCAGCGCGGCGAATTGCGCTGCGGCGTAACTCAAGCCTTGGCAGGTTTTTCGGTTGCCGATGATAAGGGCAATTGGACGGGTTTGGATGTGGATTATTGTCGCGCGATTGCCACAGCGATTTTTGACGATCCGAATAAAGTGACTTTCCGCCCGACTTCTTCCAAAGAGCGTTTCACCGTTTTGCAATCAGGCGAGATTGACGTGCTTGCCCGCGTTACTACATGGACGCTGTCGCGCGATGCGGATTTGGGCTTTGATTTTACCGCTGTGAACTATTATGACGGTCAAGGCTTTATGGTGCAGAAATCTTTAGGCATCAAAAGCATTAAAGAATTAGACGGCGCTTCTATCTGTACCAATACCGGCACTTCTACAGAAGTGAATATGAGCGATTATTTCAAATCTCACGGTATGAGCTATAAGCCTGTGATTTTTGAAAAATCCGAAGAGGTGAAAACCGCTTATGACAATGGACGCTGCGATGCCTATTCCTCCGATGTTTCAGGTTTGTATGTGCAAAGAAAATTGCTGAAAAATCCTGATGAGCATGTGATTTTGCCGGAAGTGATTTCCAAAGAGCCTTTAGGTCCCTTGGTGCGCCATGGCGATAATCATTTTGCCGATTTGGCGCGCTGGACGCATTTCTGCATGGTCAATGCCGAAGAAATGGGCGTAAGTTCGCAAAATGTGGCGGAAAAACTCAAGAGCGACAATCCTGATGTGCGCCGTCTGCTGGGCTTGGAAGCCAACGGTGCGGAAAAATTGGGTGTCGGCGTAGATTTCTGCCAGCGCATTGTGACGAAAGTCGGCAATTACGGCGAAGTGTTTGCGAAAAACGTGGGCGCGGATTCCGAGCTGAAAATCGAGCGTGGTTTGAATAAATTGTGGAATGACGGCGGGATTATGTATGCACCACCGCTGCGTTAA
- a CDS encoding entericidin A/B family lipoprotein: protein MRKILSVLGLVSVLALAGCNAVKGVGQDVQKAGSGLENAAESTGGTGRSM from the coding sequence ATGCGTAAAATTTTATCTGTATTGGGCTTGGTTTCCGTACTGGCTTTAGCCGGCTGCAACGCTGTCAAAGGTGTGGGTCAAGACGTGCAAAAAGCCGGTTCAGGCTTGGAAAACGCAGCCGAAAGCACCGGCGGCACCGGCCGCAGCATGTAA
- a CDS encoding HIT family protein has product MSDTVFHKILRGEIPCAKIYEDAHIFAFMDAFPQAKGHALIIAKEGAANLFEMPEEPLAHIIRFSRRLARAQRQVFAPEGIRVMQFNGEAAGQTVFYYHMHLLPVYAGQKEEQHGDKAADLAELQAQAAQLAAALEA; this is encoded by the coding sequence ATGAGCGATACAGTTTTCCACAAAATTCTGCGCGGCGAGATTCCTTGCGCCAAAATTTATGAAGATGCCCATATTTTTGCATTTATGGACGCTTTTCCGCAGGCAAAAGGTCATGCCTTGATTATCGCCAAAGAAGGCGCGGCAAATTTGTTCGAGATGCCGGAAGAGCCTTTGGCGCATATTATCCGTTTCAGCCGCCGTTTGGCGCGTGCGCAGCGGCAAGTCTTTGCTCCCGAAGGGATTCGCGTGATGCAATTCAACGGCGAGGCGGCAGGGCAAACCGTGTTTTACTACCATATGCATTTATTGCCTGTCTATGCCGGGCAAAAAGAAGAACAGCATGGCGACAAAGCGGCAGATTTGGCGGAATTGCAAGCCCAAGCCGCGCAATTGGCGGCAGCTTTAGAGGCGTAA
- a CDS encoding flavodoxin codes for MSEEIGLFYGSTTGMTEDVAFKIEKIAQEKHGITLTPINIIDLDDPNDMFLYNKLIVGQPTWNYGEYQDDWEMVVDKIAAADLHGKTIAMFGLGDQVGYPEYFLDAMGMLAEQFAAQGANFIGEWPTEGYKFETSKALLKNGNFLGLGIDEDSQPELTDERLEAWLAQILPQFAALP; via the coding sequence ATGAGCGAAGAAATCGGACTCTTCTACGGCAGCACTACCGGCATGACCGAGGACGTGGCGTTTAAAATTGAGAAAATTGCCCAAGAAAAACACGGCATCACACTCACGCCGATTAATATCATTGATTTGGATGATCCTAACGATATGTTTTTATACAATAAACTTATCGTCGGACAGCCGACATGGAATTACGGCGAATATCAAGACGATTGGGAAATGGTGGTGGATAAAATCGCTGCTGCCGATTTGCACGGCAAAACCATTGCCATGTTCGGTTTGGGCGATCAAGTCGGCTATCCGGAATATTTCCTTGATGCCATGGGCATGCTGGCGGAACAATTTGCTGCGCAGGGCGCGAACTTTATCGGCGAATGGCCGACCGAGGGCTATAAATTTGAGACTTCTAAAGCCTTGTTGAAAAACGGCAATTTCCTAGGGCTCGGCATTGACGAAGATTCGCAGCCCGAATTGACCGACGAGCGTCTTGAAGCTTGGCTGGCGCAAATTCTGCCGCAATTCGCCGCTTTGCCCTAA
- the folD gene encoding bifunctional methylenetetrahydrofolate dehydrogenase/methenyltetrahydrofolate cyclohydrolase FolD: MTATIIDGKAFAADIREQVRLQVEENLQKGGVRPGLAVVLVGDDAASDVYVRNKGIAAEAAGFYSETHRLPGETTQQQLLDLIQELNHKSSIHGILVQLPLPAHLDKEAVIAAIAPHKDVDGFHPHNVGKLWLGEKDCPVPCTPLGCSLILEHHLGSNLEGKKAVVIGASNIVGKPMAALLMRMRATVTVCNSKTPNLPEVARQADILVVAAGRAELVKADWIKAGAIVLDVGINRIERDGKAQLVGDVDFAAAKAVAGAITPVPGGIGPMTIACLLRNTLQLQQLSTQM; the protein is encoded by the coding sequence ATGACAGCAACAATCATTGACGGCAAGGCATTTGCCGCAGATATTCGCGAACAAGTGCGCTTGCAAGTAGAAGAAAATCTTCAAAAAGGCGGTGTTCGCCCCGGTTTGGCGGTGGTTTTGGTCGGCGACGATGCCGCCAGCGATGTTTATGTGCGCAATAAAGGTATTGCGGCGGAAGCGGCAGGCTTTTATAGTGAAACTCATCGTCTACCCGGCGAGACTACGCAGCAGCAATTACTGGATTTGATTCAGGAATTAAATCATAAGTCCTCCATTCACGGCATTTTGGTACAATTGCCTTTGCCGGCGCATCTGGATAAAGAAGCCGTGATTGCCGCGATTGCGCCGCATAAAGATGTGGACGGTTTTCATCCGCACAATGTCGGCAAATTATGGCTGGGCGAAAAAGACTGCCCCGTGCCTTGCACGCCTCTCGGCTGTTCTTTGATTTTAGAACATCATTTGGGCAGCAATTTGGAGGGTAAAAAAGCGGTGGTTATCGGTGCCTCCAATATTGTCGGCAAACCGATGGCGGCTTTGCTGATGCGGATGCGCGCCACCGTGACGGTTTGTAATTCCAAAACGCCGAATTTGCCGGAAGTGGCGCGGCAGGCGGATATTTTAGTGGTGGCGGCAGGCAGAGCGGAATTAGTCAAAGCCGATTGGATTAAGGCAGGAGCGATAGTGTTGGATGTGGGCATTAACCGCATTGAGCGAGACGGTAAAGCGCAATTGGTCGGCGATGTCGATTTCGCCGCCGCCAAAGCGGTTGCAGGCGCAATTACGCCCGTGCCGGGCGGCATCGGGCCGATGACTATTGCCTGTCTGCTACGCAACACCCTGCAATTGCAGCAATTATCAACACAGATGTAA
- the epmA gene encoding EF-P lysine aminoacylase EpmA codes for MNITELIPFRARFLAEIRAFFAAARVLEVDTALLRPYGVSDAQLHNLAADTGYLITSPEYAMKTLLCQGAPDIYQLSHVFRGEELGRKHRQEFMLLEWYRLGFDLPKLMQEVADLFAYLLKRPLPIRRRSYGELFQHYLHIDCFVISDADLAAFCGEKIPESRAWQLDRDGYLDLLFTHYIEAQLGKDCLEFVYAYPASQAALARLERNAAGQWVAARFEAYIDGIELCNGFHELGNAAEQRARFEADNRERAALGLPPIAIDEDFLQALEQGLPDCAGVAVGIDRLMMIAGNAEHIQEIQYVSTHRATHKASLYVLP; via the coding sequence ATGAACATTACCGAACTCATCCCCTTTCGCGCCCGATTTCTTGCCGAAATCCGCGCCTTTTTCGCCGCCGCCCGAGTGCTTGAAGTCGATACCGCCCTGCTGCGACCCTATGGCGTCAGCGATGCACAGCTGCATAATCTTGCTGCGGATACGGGCTATCTCATTACCTCGCCCGAATACGCCATGAAAACCTTGCTCTGCCAAGGCGCGCCCGACATCTATCAACTTAGCCACGTTTTTCGCGGCGAAGAACTGGGACGCAAACACCGCCAAGAATTCATGCTCTTGGAATGGTACCGCCTAGGCTTCGACCTCCCGAAGCTGATGCAGGAAGTCGCGGATTTATTCGCGTATCTGCTCAAACGTCCGCTGCCTATCCGCCGCCGCAGCTACGGCGAACTGTTTCAACATTATCTGCACATCGACTGCTTTGTCATCAGCGATGCCGATTTAGCCGCATTCTGCGGCGAAAAAATCCCCGAAAGCCGCGCATGGCAGCTGGACCGCGACGGCTATTTGGATTTGCTATTCACGCACTATATCGAAGCGCAATTGGGCAAAGACTGTCTTGAATTCGTCTATGCCTACCCTGCCTCACAAGCCGCATTGGCAAGACTTGAACGCAATGCCGCGGGGCAATGGGTCGCCGCCCGCTTTGAAGCCTATATCGACGGCATCGAACTGTGCAACGGTTTTCACGAACTCGGCAATGCAGCAGAACAACGCGCACGATTTGAAGCGGATAACCGCGAACGCGCCGCGCTGGGATTGCCGCCAATCGCCATTGACGAAGACTTTTTGCAAGCCCTCGAACAAGGCTTGCCCGATTGCGCAGGTGTGGCGGTAGGCATCGACCGCCTGATGATGATTGCCGGCAATGCCGAGCATATTCAGGAAATTCAATATGTTTCAACACACAGAGCGACACATAAAGCGTCGCTCTACGTGTTGCCCTGA